One genomic segment of Vulgatibacter sp. includes these proteins:
- a CDS encoding diguanylate cyclase, translating into MEDSIAVLSGLPSRREAWARTLQDEGWDARPHEAGTPQHGCALTVLDVCEMGPEAAGEATRLAAETGPVLVVADRQEWTALQAASAAGATDVAIDPPAEELLLRVERLLEQRRHSDEKRRGELALVELAAAAGETLEPTAVLRAILGWLQRALPGSEPEVVVTPPVAGGRIRLVRPGPGSSLAFGHTELGERPELQRVLEGERFLHLRASRDPALLRSREALLVAGWSDAVALSLRDGGEPHSALLVRSRHPLRTDDLALVRAAAALSARALLNARTYDATARERQRLESAYADRYRELLDANHRLRQLAHQKDELLGIVAHDLRLPLHALLGHGRLLLDGSRGELRAPARESVEAMRAQGARMLELIEDLLDLHALETGRLELKAQPLDLGLLTREVCDALRVQAAERGLRVEVRAPQLGPRIAGDGSKLREVIANLVGNAIKFSAPNETVSVRVEEMGDGGGRVVISDRGPGIPPEMLANLIGGAPVPRGSEARTDARGRSRGLGLAIAREITMLHGGRLDAQSEVGHGSTFVVELPRHAAAAERPATTAPAAAPAQQAPSPAERTEPRVLIVEDDPDVRMLLADLLSDDHEVIEAEDGEEGVRLAREELPDVVLMDLFLPKLDGFGALEELKRDPRTAEIPVLFLSAERDEATRVRGLELGAADFVVKPFSAVELRARIARTLRAARQQEQLRAIAQTDALTGLPNYRAFRLRLDEELKRARRYQTPLAAVMIDLDNLKPINDQLGHAAGNRAIVALAETVVAQLRETDFAARYGGDEFVILLPHTTAAEARALADRLRRAIRKVEVDGTKMPLRASLGVAALAAGTEASADALIRAADAALYRAKRSGRDRVCVAGEEGTRMEATEGA; encoded by the coding sequence GTGGAAGACTCGATCGCCGTGCTGTCCGGGCTGCCATCCCGCCGGGAGGCGTGGGCCCGCACGTTACAGGACGAAGGCTGGGACGCACGGCCGCACGAGGCGGGGACGCCGCAGCACGGCTGCGCGCTCACCGTCCTCGACGTGTGCGAGATGGGGCCCGAGGCAGCAGGGGAGGCCACCCGCCTCGCTGCGGAGACGGGCCCCGTCCTCGTGGTCGCCGATCGGCAGGAGTGGACGGCGCTCCAGGCCGCCTCCGCCGCAGGTGCCACCGACGTGGCGATCGATCCACCGGCGGAGGAGCTCCTGCTGCGGGTCGAGCGGCTCCTCGAGCAGCGGCGGCACAGCGACGAGAAGCGGCGCGGCGAGCTCGCGCTGGTGGAGCTCGCCGCCGCTGCAGGCGAGACGCTCGAGCCCACCGCGGTGCTCCGCGCGATCCTCGGCTGGCTGCAGCGCGCCCTTCCCGGCTCCGAGCCCGAGGTGGTGGTCACGCCCCCGGTGGCAGGCGGCAGGATCCGCCTGGTCCGTCCCGGCCCCGGGAGCAGCCTCGCCTTCGGGCATACCGAGTTGGGCGAGCGCCCCGAGCTCCAGCGGGTGCTGGAGGGCGAGCGCTTCCTCCACCTCCGCGCGAGCCGCGATCCCGCCCTCCTCCGCAGCCGCGAGGCGCTCCTCGTCGCGGGCTGGTCCGACGCGGTGGCCCTCTCCCTCCGGGACGGCGGCGAGCCCCACAGCGCCCTCCTCGTCCGCTCCCGCCATCCCCTCCGGACCGACGACCTCGCCCTGGTCCGCGCAGCGGCGGCGCTCTCCGCCAGGGCGCTCCTCAACGCCAGGACCTACGACGCCACCGCCCGGGAGCGGCAGCGCCTCGAGAGCGCCTACGCGGACCGCTACCGCGAGCTCCTCGACGCCAACCACCGCCTCCGGCAGCTCGCCCACCAGAAGGACGAGCTCCTCGGCATCGTCGCCCACGATCTCCGCCTCCCCCTCCACGCGCTGCTCGGCCATGGGCGCCTGCTCCTCGACGGATCCCGCGGCGAGCTCCGCGCCCCGGCCCGCGAGAGCGTGGAGGCGATGCGCGCGCAGGGCGCGCGGATGCTGGAGCTGATCGAAGATCTCCTCGATCTCCACGCCCTCGAGACCGGGCGGCTCGAGCTCAAGGCGCAGCCCCTCGACCTCGGCCTCCTCACCCGCGAGGTCTGCGACGCGCTCCGGGTCCAGGCGGCGGAGCGCGGCCTGCGGGTCGAGGTGCGGGCGCCGCAGCTCGGGCCCCGGATCGCCGGCGACGGCTCGAAGCTCCGCGAGGTGATCGCCAATCTCGTCGGCAACGCGATCAAATTCTCGGCGCCGAACGAGACGGTGAGCGTGCGGGTGGAGGAGATGGGCGACGGCGGCGGCCGCGTGGTCATCAGCGATCGCGGGCCGGGCATCCCGCCGGAGATGCTCGCCAACCTCATCGGCGGCGCACCCGTTCCCCGGGGCAGCGAGGCCAGGACCGACGCCAGGGGCCGGAGCCGCGGCCTCGGGCTCGCCATCGCCCGCGAGATCACCATGCTCCACGGCGGCAGGCTCGACGCCCAGAGCGAGGTCGGCCACGGCTCGACCTTCGTGGTGGAGCTGCCCCGCCACGCCGCTGCAGCGGAGCGCCCCGCCACCACCGCCCCTGCAGCAGCGCCGGCGCAGCAGGCACCGTCGCCTGCGGAGCGCACCGAGCCCCGGGTGCTCATCGTCGAAGACGACCCCGACGTGCGGATGCTCCTGGCCGATCTGCTCTCGGACGATCACGAGGTGATCGAGGCGGAGGACGGCGAGGAAGGGGTCCGCCTCGCCCGCGAGGAGCTGCCGGACGTGGTGTTGATGGATCTCTTCCTCCCGAAGCTCGACGGCTTCGGAGCCCTGGAGGAGCTCAAGCGCGATCCCCGCACCGCCGAGATCCCCGTGCTCTTCCTCTCCGCCGAGCGCGACGAAGCCACCCGGGTCCGCGGCCTCGAGCTGGGCGCCGCCGACTTCGTGGTGAAGCCCTTCTCCGCGGTGGAGCTCCGGGCGCGGATCGCCCGCACCCTCCGGGCGGCGCGGCAGCAGGAGCAGCTGCGGGCCATCGCCCAGACCGACGCCCTCACCGGCCTGCCCAACTACCGCGCCTTCCGCCTCCGCCTCGACGAGGAGCTGAAGCGGGCCCGGCGCTACCAGACGCCGCTCGCGGCGGTGATGATCGATCTCGACAACCTCAAACCGATCAACGACCAGCTCGGCCACGCTGCGGGCAACCGCGCGATCGTCGCCCTCGCGGAGACGGTGGTGGCCCAGCTACGCGAGACCGACTTCGCCGCCCGCTACGGCGGCGACGAATTCGTCATCCTCCTCCCCCACACCACCGCAGCGGAGGCGCGCGCCCTGGCAGACCGCCTGCGCCGCGCGATCCGCAAGGTGGAGGTCGACGGCACGAAGATGCCGCTCCGCGCCTCCCTCGGCGTCGCGGCCCTCGCCGCCGGCACCGAGGCGAGCGCCGACGCGCTCATCCGCGCAGCCGACGCGGCGCTCTACCGGGCCAAACGCTCCGGGCGCGACCGGGTCTGCGTCGCCGGCGAGGAGGGGACGAGGATGGAGGCAACCGAAGGGGCCTGA
- a CDS encoding CapA family protein: protein MFQLRALLLLVFVAACAGSPNAGPPAELAPPPLRASGSPAPAAPAERPVVLARARFAAVGDILMHGAVKESAAAAAAGDNHEGYGALFAGVAPALRDADLTFANLETPVAPKADRGSRPFVFNAPPALLGALRDAGVGLVSFANNHVYDQGVAGLVETVELLEKAGLPQVGAGRSCAEASRARILEVNGIRVAFVGATLLFNDDGNAGPNAPCAFRLDEKVALREAQAAREAGAELVFLSVHWGVEYQTAPRQAEIALAHRLLDGGFDAILGHHPHVLQPVEVYETRDGRTTFVAYSLGNFISNQSRTYVHGVQPAKVGNTRDGLILRFSALRKRYADGVIRTELAELRAEPLWTENNALVRQRDKKVPAYIRVIHTDTALERARARLAETTAREQLVELHRQIELLEARRAIAGQIVGEEILP from the coding sequence TTGTTCCAGCTACGTGCTCTACTGCTCCTCGTCTTCGTCGCCGCCTGCGCCGGCTCCCCGAACGCAGGCCCGCCCGCCGAGCTGGCGCCGCCGCCGCTCCGGGCCAGCGGATCGCCCGCTCCCGCAGCGCCGGCGGAGCGCCCGGTGGTGCTCGCGCGGGCCCGCTTCGCCGCGGTGGGCGACATCCTCATGCACGGCGCGGTGAAGGAATCGGCCGCTGCTGCAGCCGCGGGCGACAACCACGAGGGCTACGGCGCCCTCTTCGCCGGGGTCGCCCCAGCGCTGCGGGATGCGGACCTCACCTTCGCCAACCTCGAGACGCCGGTGGCGCCGAAGGCCGACCGCGGCTCGCGCCCCTTCGTCTTCAACGCGCCGCCAGCCCTCCTCGGCGCGCTGCGCGACGCAGGCGTCGGCCTCGTCTCCTTCGCCAACAACCACGTCTACGACCAGGGGGTCGCCGGCCTGGTGGAGACGGTGGAGCTCCTCGAGAAGGCGGGCCTGCCGCAGGTCGGCGCCGGCCGCAGCTGCGCCGAGGCCTCCCGGGCGCGGATCCTCGAGGTCAACGGGATCCGGGTCGCCTTCGTCGGCGCCACCCTGCTCTTCAACGACGACGGCAACGCAGGGCCCAACGCCCCCTGCGCCTTCCGGCTCGACGAGAAGGTGGCGCTCCGCGAGGCGCAGGCAGCCCGCGAGGCAGGCGCCGAGCTCGTCTTCCTCTCGGTGCATTGGGGGGTCGAGTACCAGACCGCGCCGCGGCAGGCGGAGATCGCCCTGGCCCACCGCCTCCTCGACGGCGGCTTCGACGCGATCCTCGGCCACCACCCCCACGTGCTCCAGCCGGTGGAGGTCTACGAGACCCGGGACGGCAGGACGACCTTCGTCGCCTACTCCCTCGGCAACTTCATCTCGAACCAGTCGCGGACCTACGTGCACGGCGTGCAGCCGGCGAAGGTGGGCAATACCCGCGACGGCCTGATCCTCCGCTTCTCCGCGCTGCGGAAGCGCTACGCGGACGGCGTGATCCGCACCGAGCTCGCCGAGCTGCGGGCGGAGCCCCTCTGGACCGAGAACAACGCCCTGGTGCGCCAGCGCGACAAGAAGGTGCCGGCGTACATTCGCGTGATCCACACCGACACCGCGCTCGAGCGGGCCCGGGCACGCCTCGCCGAGACCACCGCCCGGGAGCAGCTCGTCGAGCTCCACCGGCAGATCGAGCTCCTCGAGGCGCGCCGCGCCATCGCCGGGCAGATCGTGGGCGAGGAGATCCTGCCCTGA
- a CDS encoding RsmB/NOP family class I SAM-dependent RNA methyltransferase — MESREKRSRKAIRATLLALDGAAAGKPLAASLAEALRADRDLGPKERRAAARAARAALRELRRIDAALGAALPAAGLKWRDLIPGDRSLLRYLALRVAVEGEPPARVLHELALPGPRRPRAIADVHLAAVAAALPHVDALPLPEDPVRAVAQRRSVPDFLAAQLAEQEGIDRADAILAALSAEPRLDLRANRLLATREEVARRLEKAGVDVRPAPLAPDGLVAADRTGLFGGVHAAGLFEVQDEGSQILSLLCGAQPGETAIDFCAGSGGKSLALAAAVGRTGRVIACDAVEKRLAELPRRAQRAKAGGIVEVAGPEPAPGTEADVVLVDAPCSGIGGLRREPDLRWRLRPEKLAELPALQLSILLRAATFVRPGGRLVYATCSPLRAEDEAVVDAFLAEASAFRLGDPAAVLGEGLAGRLVTAGGHVRLWPDLHDTGAFYAALLVRRA; from the coding sequence GTGGAATCCCGCGAAAAACGCAGCCGCAAGGCAATCCGCGCCACGCTGCTGGCCCTCGACGGCGCCGCGGCGGGCAAGCCGCTCGCCGCCTCCCTCGCGGAGGCGCTGCGCGCCGATCGCGATCTCGGTCCGAAGGAGCGCCGCGCCGCAGCCCGCGCTGCCCGGGCGGCGCTCCGCGAGCTCCGCCGCATCGACGCCGCCCTGGGCGCGGCGTTGCCAGCTGCCGGGCTGAAGTGGCGGGATCTCATCCCGGGGGACCGGAGCCTGCTCCGCTACCTCGCCCTCCGCGTCGCCGTCGAGGGCGAGCCACCTGCGCGTGTGCTGCACGAGCTCGCGCTCCCGGGCCCGCGCAGGCCGCGGGCGATCGCCGACGTCCACCTCGCCGCGGTGGCGGCGGCGCTCCCCCACGTCGACGCGCTGCCGCTCCCCGAGGATCCCGTCCGCGCCGTGGCGCAGCGCCGCTCGGTCCCCGACTTCCTCGCGGCGCAGCTCGCCGAGCAGGAGGGGATCGATCGCGCCGACGCGATCCTCGCCGCCCTCTCCGCGGAGCCGCGCCTCGACCTGCGCGCCAACCGCCTCCTCGCCACGCGGGAGGAGGTGGCGAGGCGCCTCGAGAAGGCTGGCGTCGACGTCCGCCCCGCGCCGCTCGCCCCCGACGGCCTCGTCGCCGCGGATCGCACCGGCCTCTTCGGCGGCGTCCACGCCGCGGGCCTCTTCGAGGTGCAGGACGAGGGCTCGCAGATCCTCTCGCTCCTCTGCGGCGCGCAGCCCGGCGAGACGGCGATCGACTTCTGCGCCGGCAGCGGCGGCAAGAGCCTCGCCCTCGCCGCAGCGGTGGGCAGGACGGGCAGGGTGATCGCCTGCGACGCGGTGGAGAAGCGCCTCGCCGAGCTGCCGCGGCGGGCGCAGCGGGCGAAGGCCGGCGGCATCGTCGAGGTGGCGGGGCCGGAGCCTGCGCCCGGGACCGAGGCCGACGTGGTCCTGGTCGACGCGCCCTGCAGCGGCATCGGTGGCCTGCGCCGCGAGCCCGATCTGCGCTGGCGCCTCCGGCCCGAGAAGCTCGCGGAGCTGCCGGCGCTGCAGCTCTCGATCCTCCTTCGCGCCGCCACCTTCGTGCGCCCTGGCGGCAGGCTGGTCTACGCCACCTGCTCGCCCCTGCGGGCGGAGGACGAGGCGGTGGTCGACGCCTTCCTCGCCGAGGCGAGCGCCTTCCGGCTCGGCGACCCGGCTGCCGTCCTCGGCGAGGGCCTCGCGGGCCGGCTCGTCACCGCCGGCGGCCACGTGCGGCTCTGGCCGGACCTCCACGACACCGGCGCCTTCTACGCAGCGCTCCTCGTCCGCCGCGCCTGA
- a CDS encoding sigma-54-dependent transcriptional regulator, with product MPNARILIADDEAVSREALAEMLSRWGHVVTEASDGNEALKKAIEAPPDVIVSDLVMPTLNGLSLLRALREELPEVPVILLTGKATIDSAVSAIRQGAYDYLEKPVEGQRLRMAVERALEKKATLHMVAALQHNLRQSGGERGFIGQSAAMQQVFKLIDKVAGAKTSVVITGESGTGKEMVARSVHNASPRAEKPFIALNCSAIPATLMESEIFGHERGAFTGADQRRQGCFELADGGTLFLDEIGELPVELQAKLLRVLEEGTLRRIGGKSEIRVDCRVICATNRDLKQMIKEQQFREDLYFRLNVFHIELPSLKERREDIPLLVQHFVDRFRADSGKKVRGASPDALQALASYRWPGNIRELRNTIERAVILCDGELIEREHLPREIAGSVHAGSMLKVSVGMPLREVEKEYILFSLQENGGNKARTAEILQISEKTLYNKLNRYARNARDRIERDDAENDALLAEAAVIGNQAVALDRD from the coding sequence GTGCCGAACGCTCGCATCCTGATTGCAGACGACGAAGCGGTGAGCCGCGAGGCGCTGGCGGAAATGCTTTCGCGCTGGGGGCACGTCGTCACCGAGGCCTCCGACGGCAACGAGGCCCTGAAGAAGGCGATCGAGGCGCCGCCCGACGTGATCGTCAGCGACCTCGTGATGCCGACGCTGAACGGCCTCTCGCTCCTGCGCGCGCTCCGGGAGGAGCTGCCCGAGGTTCCGGTGATCCTCCTCACCGGCAAGGCGACCATCGACTCGGCGGTCTCGGCGATCCGGCAGGGCGCCTACGACTACCTGGAGAAGCCGGTCGAGGGGCAGCGCCTGCGCATGGCCGTGGAGCGCGCCCTCGAGAAGAAGGCGACGCTGCACATGGTGGCGGCGCTGCAGCACAACCTCCGGCAGAGCGGCGGCGAGCGTGGCTTCATCGGCCAGTCGGCGGCGATGCAGCAGGTCTTCAAGCTGATCGACAAGGTCGCCGGGGCGAAGACCTCGGTGGTGATCACCGGCGAGTCGGGCACCGGCAAGGAGATGGTGGCCCGCTCGGTCCACAACGCCTCGCCCCGTGCGGAGAAGCCCTTCATCGCGCTCAATTGCTCGGCGATCCCGGCGACGCTGATGGAGTCGGAGATCTTCGGCCACGAGCGCGGCGCCTTCACCGGCGCGGACCAGCGCCGGCAGGGCTGCTTCGAGCTCGCCGACGGCGGCACCCTCTTCCTCGACGAGATCGGCGAGCTGCCGGTGGAGCTGCAGGCGAAGCTGCTGCGCGTGCTGGAGGAGGGGACGCTGCGGCGGATCGGCGGCAAGTCGGAGATCCGCGTCGACTGCCGCGTGATCTGCGCCACCAACCGCGACCTGAAGCAGATGATCAAGGAGCAGCAGTTCCGCGAGGATCTCTACTTCCGGCTCAACGTCTTCCACATCGAGCTTCCCTCGCTCAAGGAGCGCCGGGAAGACATTCCCCTCCTGGTGCAGCACTTCGTCGATCGCTTCCGCGCCGATTCGGGCAAGAAGGTCCGCGGCGCCAGCCCCGACGCGCTGCAGGCCCTCGCCTCCTACCGCTGGCCGGGAAACATCCGCGAGCTCCGCAACACCATCGAGCGCGCGGTGATCCTCTGCGACGGCGAGCTGATCGAGCGCGAGCACCTGCCGCGGGAGATCGCCGGCAGCGTCCACGCCGGGAGCATGCTCAAGGTCTCGGTGGGCATGCCGCTGCGGGAGGTGGAGAAGGAGTACATCCTCTTCAGCCTCCAGGAGAACGGCGGCAACAAGGCACGCACCGCAGAGATCCTGCAGATCAGCGAGAAGACGCTCTACAACAAGCTCAACCGCTACGCGCGCAACGCGCGGGATCGGATCGAGCGGGACGACGCGGAGAACGATGCGCTCCTCGCCGAGGCTGCCGTGATCGGCAACCAGGCCGTTGCGCTCGATCGGGACTGA
- a CDS encoding response regulator: MDDRFRLLPEGARVAIVGAGPAGCLLAIALLDAAKARRQPLQVVLFDGGEGRRGRMLVDPAALARLASAGLPLPDAAIVPLQGVQSVFGAASARTSLPIFAAPRGDGGSGDFVAYLRAAAIARGAQLHNRAVEAICPAGDGGWTVRASGASLRAEAVALACGAGSPLAARVEGHQPPPVWRACAADLEVDPEEPGLGPWATRVHGRNGLPDLWLVSAEGDEQAVAVGEDAGPAALAEGLLAAVAAGRLPPMRLRNPRRIFLPAGVARPALPVIGDALGGAPEPWRLAHAAGLAQAMAAAFFDGGPKAMLDCCRTEALRLEPQVRRALRRQRRWKQRSPAVVERAVEREASRAPAWQPVRQNLAASAAPGEDGAGLLLAIRAFFALALAWLLVLWEGHTRSGGVERMRSNRVFVVDDDTDQAELLAEYLESRGVPTSAFRDGMSAVAAAARQRPAAVILDVALPWLDGPTICRVLRQEAAVPVFLTTALPLSLARPEGEAAGAAAVLSKPLDLAGLALRLQPHVQVGPPPELRRQAALPRIEKRQQDAAQPPG, from the coding sequence GTGGACGACAGGTTCCGGTTGCTGCCGGAGGGAGCGCGGGTGGCGATCGTGGGCGCGGGCCCGGCGGGCTGCCTCCTCGCGATCGCGCTGCTCGACGCGGCGAAGGCCCGGAGGCAACCGCTGCAGGTGGTCCTCTTCGACGGAGGCGAGGGGCGGCGCGGCCGCATGCTCGTCGACCCCGCGGCGCTGGCGCGCCTCGCCTCGGCGGGGCTGCCGCTGCCGGACGCGGCGATCGTCCCGCTGCAGGGCGTGCAATCGGTCTTCGGCGCTGCCTCGGCGCGGACCTCGCTGCCCATCTTCGCGGCGCCCCGAGGCGACGGCGGCAGCGGCGACTTCGTCGCCTACCTGCGGGCGGCTGCGATCGCCCGCGGCGCCCAGCTCCACAACCGCGCGGTGGAGGCGATCTGCCCTGCCGGCGACGGCGGGTGGACCGTGCGCGCCTCCGGCGCCTCGCTGCGCGCCGAGGCGGTGGCCCTCGCCTGCGGCGCCGGCTCGCCCCTCGCCGCCAGGGTCGAGGGCCACCAGCCGCCGCCGGTCTGGCGGGCCTGCGCCGCGGATCTCGAGGTCGACCCGGAGGAACCGGGGCTCGGCCCCTGGGCCACGCGGGTCCACGGCAGAAACGGCCTCCCCGATCTCTGGCTCGTCTCCGCGGAGGGCGACGAGCAGGCGGTGGCGGTGGGCGAGGACGCAGGCCCCGCCGCCCTGGCGGAGGGGCTGCTCGCGGCGGTGGCGGCGGGCAGGCTGCCGCCGATGCGGCTGCGCAACCCGCGCCGGATCTTCCTGCCTGCGGGGGTGGCCCGCCCGGCGCTTCCGGTGATCGGCGACGCGCTGGGCGGCGCGCCCGAGCCGTGGCGCCTCGCCCACGCAGCAGGCCTCGCCCAGGCGATGGCAGCCGCCTTCTTCGACGGCGGACCGAAGGCGATGCTCGATTGTTGCAGGACCGAGGCCCTCCGCCTCGAGCCGCAGGTCCGCCGCGCACTGCGCCGCCAGCGGCGCTGGAAGCAGCGCAGCCCCGCCGTGGTCGAACGGGCAGTGGAGCGGGAGGCGTCGCGGGCCCCTGCGTGGCAGCCGGTGCGGCAGAACCTCGCCGCCAGCGCTGCACCTGGCGAGGACGGCGCCGGGCTCCTCCTCGCCATCCGGGCCTTCTTCGCCCTCGCTCTCGCCTGGCTGCTGGTCCTCTGGGAAGGACACACGCGAAGCGGCGGCGTGGAGCGCATGCGCAGCAACCGGGTCTTCGTGGTGGACGACGACACCGATCAGGCGGAGCTGCTGGCGGAATACCTGGAGAGCCGCGGCGTCCCCACCAGCGCATTTCGCGACGGAATGTCGGCGGTGGCAGCTGCGGCGCGGCAACGGCCTGCAGCCGTCATCCTCGACGTGGCGCTGCCCTGGCTCGACGGACCCACCATCTGCAGGGTCCTGCGGCAGGAGGCGGCGGTGCCGGTCTTCCTCACCACCGCGCTGCCGCTCTCCCTCGCCAGGCCGGAGGGCGAAGCCGCAGGGGCGGCGGCGGTGCTCTCCAAGCCCCTCGATCTGGCCGGCCTGGCGCTGCGGCTCCAGCCCCACGTCCAGGTGGGGCCGCCGCCCGAGCTGCGCCGGCAGGCGGCGCTGCCGCGGATCGAGAAGCGGCAGCAGGACGCGGCGCAGCCGCCGGGCTGA
- a CDS encoding histidine kinase dimerization/phospho-acceptor domain-containing protein, whose protein sequence is MGGQGDAIALRDPNDRLDAAERGETIVDVARADLLGRLSSALVHEARNPLNAMAIHLEVLADKLFDEAAGAVPPNLAKNLDAARKQVRRLDDLLRAWGEFACRQNHEDDLAACLQRVVDLAAYHLRKAGVEVALDAPPGVPLAAADRIAQVVLQLVLVAAGRAAPGGQLALSGERDDREIRIALRCNDGSEMSASPGEALAVEAARAVARSLGGEIALEEGAQWSCTIALPPVATAPRVVT, encoded by the coding sequence ATGGGCGGCCAGGGGGACGCGATCGCGTTGCGCGATCCGAACGACCGGTTGGATGCAGCGGAGCGTGGCGAGACGATCGTCGACGTCGCCAGGGCCGATCTGCTGGGCCGGCTCTCGTCCGCCCTGGTGCACGAGGCCCGCAACCCGCTCAACGCGATGGCGATCCACCTCGAGGTCCTCGCCGACAAGCTCTTCGACGAGGCGGCCGGCGCGGTGCCGCCGAACCTCGCGAAGAACCTCGATGCCGCCCGCAAGCAGGTGCGGCGCCTCGACGATCTCCTCCGCGCCTGGGGCGAGTTCGCCTGCAGGCAGAACCACGAGGACGATCTCGCCGCCTGCCTGCAGCGGGTGGTGGATCTCGCTGCCTACCACCTGCGCAAGGCCGGGGTGGAGGTGGCGCTCGACGCGCCGCCGGGCGTGCCGCTCGCTGCAGCGGATCGGATTGCCCAGGTGGTGCTCCAGCTCGTGCTGGTCGCCGCGGGGCGGGCAGCGCCGGGGGGGCAGTTGGCGCTGTCGGGCGAACGCGACGACCGGGAGATCCGGATCGCGCTCCGCTGCAACGACGGATCGGAGATGTCTGCATCGCCGGGGGAGGCGCTGGCCGTGGAAGCGGCCCGCGCCGTCGCCCGCTCTCTCGGGGGGGAGATCGCGCTGGAAGAAGGCGCGCAATGGTCCTGCACCATCGCATTGCCGCCGGTCGCCACCGCGCCACGCGTCGTAACCTGA
- a CDS encoding tetratricopeptide repeat protein, with protein sequence MINLGISLLVGLGVFGIFTAIFSPLAAILPGLIAFAATYVVLAQRAMKEIGRISEQAQKEMMAQKLDRALDTFRSGFPLAKRQFLVGPILHANVGTLLYVKRDFEAARPHLEQGFSRNYLAKAMLGAYLFKKGADVGEMKKAFETAVKHGKKDGLVWAVYAYCLEKLGRKDEAMQVLARGVEANPSDERLKSNLTALQNNKKLKMRAFAPQFYQFHLEAPPPEFSGGGRRVVYQRR encoded by the coding sequence ATGATCAACCTCGGTATCTCCCTCCTCGTCGGCCTCGGCGTCTTCGGAATCTTCACGGCGATCTTCTCCCCCCTCGCCGCCATCCTTCCGGGCCTGATCGCCTTCGCCGCGACCTACGTCGTGCTCGCGCAGCGGGCGATGAAGGAGATCGGCCGGATCTCCGAGCAGGCGCAGAAGGAGATGATGGCCCAGAAGCTCGACAGGGCCCTCGATACCTTCCGCTCGGGCTTCCCCCTGGCGAAGCGCCAGTTCCTCGTCGGCCCGATCCTCCACGCCAACGTCGGCACGCTGCTCTACGTGAAGCGCGACTTCGAGGCGGCCCGTCCCCACCTCGAGCAGGGCTTCTCCCGCAACTATCTCGCCAAGGCGATGCTCGGCGCCTACCTGTTCAAGAAGGGCGCGGACGTGGGGGAGATGAAGAAGGCGTTCGAGACCGCGGTGAAGCACGGCAAGAAGGACGGCCTGGTCTGGGCGGTCTACGCCTACTGCCTCGAGAAGCTCGGCCGCAAGGACGAGGCGATGCAGGTGCTGGCGCGGGGCGTGGAAGCGAACCCGTCCGACGAGCGGCTGAAGAGCAACCTCACCGCGCTCCAGAACAACAAAAAGCTCAAGATGCGGGCCTTCGCGCCGCAGTTCTACCAGTTCCACCTCGAGGCGCCGCCCCCCGAGTTCTCCGGCGGCGGGCGCCGCGTGGTCTACCAGCGCCGCTGA
- a CDS encoding response regulator, translating into MAAEPTVLVVDDDPDIRESIEELLRSDGLDAAVAANGEEALRVIAQRPIQVILLDLMMPVMDGRQMVEEMRRRNIDIPVVLLSAGRDLRRVSQELGLPAVEKPFDLDELLGRVRENLPQ; encoded by the coding sequence ATGGCGGCAGAACCGACGGTGCTGGTGGTCGACGACGACCCCGACATCCGAGAATCCATCGAGGAGCTCCTACGCTCCGACGGCCTCGATGCCGCCGTTGCGGCGAACGGCGAAGAAGCGCTTCGCGTCATCGCCCAGCGTCCGATCCAGGTGATCCTGCTCGACTTGATGATGCCCGTCATGGACGGCAGGCAGATGGTCGAGGAGATGCGGCGCCGGAACATCGACATCCCGGTGGTGCTCCTCTCGGCTGGGCGGGATCTGCGGCGCGTCTCGCAGGAGCTGGGCCTCCCGGCGGTGGAGAAGCCCTTCGATCTCGACGAGCTCCTCGGCAGGGTCCGCGAGAACCTGCCGCAGTAA
- a CDS encoding deoxycytidylate deaminase produces MAQQRASWDEYFMNLARVVATRATCDRKHVGAVLVRERTVLSTGYNGSIRGLPHCDDEGHMMENGHCVATVHAEANAIVQAAKNGVSIEGATIYTTASPCWPCFKLIANSGCTRIVFGEFYRDERIFQIAQRLGIELVQVEVPLPPPGLESIEAPPNLAKAGS; encoded by the coding sequence TTGGCGCAGCAGCGGGCGAGCTGGGACGAGTACTTCATGAACCTGGCGCGGGTGGTGGCGACCCGGGCCACCTGCGATCGGAAGCACGTGGGCGCGGTGCTCGTCCGCGAGCGCACGGTCCTCTCCACGGGCTACAACGGATCGATCCGGGGCCTGCCCCACTGCGACGACGAGGGCCACATGATGGAGAACGGCCACTGCGTCGCCACGGTCCACGCCGAGGCCAACGCCATCGTCCAGGCGGCCAAGAACGGCGTCTCGATCGAGGGCGCCACCATCTACACCACCGCATCGCCCTGCTGGCCCTGCTTCAAGCTGATCGCCAACAGCGGCTGCACACGGATCGTCTTCGGCGAGTTCTACCGGGACGAGCGGATCTTCCAGATCGCGCAGCGCCTGGGGATCGAGCTCGTGCAGGTCGAGGTGCCGCTTCCGCCGCCCGGTCTCGAATCGATCGAGGCGCCGCCGAATCTCGCCAAGGCGGGGAGCTGA